A window from Mycobacterium saskatchewanense encodes these proteins:
- a CDS encoding DUF1490 family protein, with amino-acid sequence MAAYGLLGKAATTVVTGLAGVTAYELLRKAVAKAPLHETAVSAAELGLRGTRKAEEAAESARLRIADVMAEARERIGEEAPTPSVTPVHDHEH; translated from the coding sequence ATGGCGGCGTACGGGCTCTTGGGCAAGGCGGCGACGACGGTGGTCACCGGGCTGGCCGGGGTGACGGCCTACGAACTCCTGCGCAAGGCCGTGGCCAAGGCGCCGCTGCACGAGACGGCGGTTTCGGCGGCGGAGCTCGGGCTCCGCGGAACGCGCAAGGCCGAGGAGGCCGCCGAGTCGGCGCGGCTGAGGATCGCCGACGTCATGGCCGAGGCCCGCGAGCGTATCGGCGAGGAGGCCCCTACGCCGTCGGTCACCCCG
- a CDS encoding TIGR03089 family protein: protein MHQLSTLSAAILDPMLRADPVGPRITYYDDATGERIELSAVTLANWAAKTGNLLRDELGAGPASRVAILLPAHWQTAAVLFGVWWIGAEVVLEPGTADIALCTAARLDEADEVVAGGEVAVLSLDPFGRPVPDLPIGVTDYATAVRVHGDQIVPEPRPGPALAAHSVDEVLAECQTAAAARGLTSADRVLSSASWDRPGDLVDGLLSIMAVGASLVQVANPDPGALERRVQTEKVTRVL from the coding sequence GTGCATCAACTGAGCACCCTCAGCGCGGCCATCCTCGATCCGATGCTGCGGGCGGACCCGGTCGGCCCGCGCATCACCTACTACGACGACGCGACCGGCGAGCGCATCGAGCTGTCCGCCGTCACGCTGGCCAACTGGGCCGCCAAGACGGGCAACCTGCTGCGCGACGAGTTGGGCGCCGGGCCGGCCAGCCGGGTGGCAATCCTGTTGCCGGCGCATTGGCAGACCGCGGCGGTCCTGTTCGGCGTGTGGTGGATCGGCGCCGAGGTCGTCCTGGAACCGGGAACGGCCGATATCGCGCTGTGTACGGCCGCGCGGCTCGACGAGGCCGACGAGGTCGTGGCAGGGGGCGAGGTGGCGGTGCTGTCGCTGGACCCGTTCGGCCGCCCGGTTCCCGACCTGCCGATCGGCGTGACCGACTACGCGACCGCGGTGCGGGTGCACGGCGACCAGATCGTGCCCGAGCCGCGGCCGGGTCCCGCGCTGGCCGCGCACTCGGTCGACGAGGTGCTTGCCGAGTGCCAAACCGCCGCCGCGGCACGGGGTTTGACGTCGGCCGATCGGGTGCTCTCCAGCGCGTCGTGGGACCGGCCCGGCGACCTGGTCGACGGCCTGCTGTCGATCATGGCGGTCGGCGCGTCGCTGGTGCAGGTGGCCAATCCCGACCCCGGCGCATTGGAGCGACGGGTCCAGACCGAGAAGGTCACCCGGGTTCTCTGA